The Syntrophotalea acetylenivorans genome contains the following window.
TGAGGCAGGAATTCGTGCAGAGGCGGATCGAGCAGGCGGATGGTGACCGGCAGACCCTTCATCTCACGGAACAGACCGAGGAAATCGCCCTTCTGCATGGGCAGGATCTTGGCCAAGGCCCCCTTGCGGCCTTCGACATCTTCGGACAAAATCATTTCCCGCACGGCCATGATACGGTCATGCTCAAAGAACATGTGCTCGGTACGGCAGAGGCCGATGCCTTCGGCGCCGAATTGACGGGCGACCTGGGCATCCAGAGGCGTATCGGCGTTGGTACGCACCTTGAGACGACGGAACTTGTCGACCCAGCTCATGAGCAGACCGAAATCGCCGGTCAGCTCCGGTTGTACGGTAGGCACCGAACCCTTCATAACCTCGCCGGTAGAACCGTCGAGGGTAACGATGTCGCCTTTTTTGAAGACTTCACCGCTGTTGGTTACAAACTGCTGAGCGGCATAGTCGACTTTGATACCGCCACAACCGGCCACACAGCACTTGCCCATGCCGCGGGCAACTACCGCCGCATGAGAGGTCATACCGCCGCGAGCGGTAAGGATCCCTTCGGCGGCGTGCATGCCGTGAATGTCTTCGGGGCTGGTCTCGATACGCACCAGGATTACCTTCAGGCCGAGCTTTTTGGCCTCTTCGGCATCTTCGGCCGAGAAGACGATTTCGCCTCCGGCAGCGCCGGGAGAAGCCGGCAAACCGGTCGCGATGACATCTTTAACCGCCTTGGGATCGAGAGAGGGATGCAGCAACTGGTCGAGCTGACCGGGAGCAACGCGAAGCACCGCCTCTTTTTCGTCGATCAGGCCTTCCTGAACCATGTCTACAGCAATTTTGATAGCCGCCTTGGCGGTACGCTTGCCGCCACGGGTCTGCAACATGTAAAGTTTGTTTTTCTCGATGGTAAATTCGATGTCCTGCATATCCCGGTAGTGCTTTTCCAGGGTCTGCTGAATATCCATCAACTGCTGGTAGCAGTCGGGCATCACCTCTTCCAGGGACGGCAAAGATCCGTCGCCGCCGGCCTTATTGATAGGCTGCGGGGTACGAATCCCTGCCACCACGTCCTCGCCCTGCGCATTGAGCAGGAATTCACCGAAGAAATGGTTGTCGCCAGTCGAGGGGTTTCGGGTGAAGGCCACGCCGGTAGCGCAGCTGTTGCCCATATTGCCGAAGACCATGGCCTGCACATTGACCGCGGTGCCCCACTCGGCGGGGATGCTGTTAAGCTTGCGGTAGGTAATGGCCCGCGGATTCATCCAAGAACCGAACACGGCATTAATAGCCCCCCACAATTGCTCCTTGGGATCGGTGGGGAACGCACGACCGAGGGTTTCCTTGATTTTATTTTTGAACAGTTCAACCAACTGCTTGAGGTCGTCGGCGGTCAGGTCGGTGTCGAGTTCGACATCGCGTACTTCCTTCATGTGTTCCAGAAGATGTTCCAGTACCGAACCGCTCATCCCCATAACGACATTACTGTACATCTGGATAAAGCGCCGATAAGAGTCGTAGGCGAAGCGAGCGTCACCGCTCTGCTCAATAAGACCCTGTACCGTATCGTCGTTGAGACCGAGATTCAGAACGGTATCCATCATGCCGGGCATGGAGACCCGACCGCCGGAGCGAACGGATAGCAACAGCGGGTTTGCGCTGTCGCCGAACTTCTTATCCATGGCCTTTTCAAGCTGCGTCAGATTCGCTTCAACTTCCGCTTCCAGGCCTTCGGGATAGCACCGATCATTTTTGTAAAACTCGGTGCAAAGCTCGGTCGTCAAGGTGAATCCGGCAGGCACCGGCAAGCCGATAGCGGTCATTTCCGCCAGGTTGGCCCCTTTTCCCCCGAGCAAATTTTTCATCTCCGCAGTGCCCTCAGTTACGCCGGCACCAAAGAAGTAAACATATTTGACCGCCATGAACCTGTCCTCCTGAATATGGGTTAGTCGAGTCTGTTTCCCGACAAAATCTACATTATTATTGGGTCGTTAATCGGCAAGTTTGGAAAAATCGGCCACCTGTTCAAGCAACCGGGCAACTGCCGTCAGCAGCGCCAGACGGTTGGTCTTGACCCGTTCATCGTCGGCCATGACCATGACCCCGTCAAAGAAGGCGTCGACCGGCGCCCGCAGTGCGGCTACGGCCTGCAGGACATCACCATACTCGCCCTTAGCCACCAGTTGCCGGCACTCTTCGGTCGTCTGCTGCACGGCCTCGAAGAGGCCTGTTTCACAATCTGCCTCGAAAAGCGAGGGATCGATCGCAGCATCCACGCCGCCCTTGATTATATTACCAACCCGCTTGAAAGCAACCACCAACTGCTGATAATCATCACGGCTGCGGAAAGCGGCCAGTGCCTCAACGCGGGCCAGAGCTTCACCTGGCTCGTCGAAGGCGATACTGAACACCGCATCGACCACGTCCTGCGGGTGACCCTGGGCCACCAACTGGTGGAAGAAACGCTGACGGATAAAGGTTTCAACATCGGCAGCAACCTCCTCCGCCGGCCGATTCAGCTTGGACTCCAACAAGGCGACGCTTCGTTGGATCAAAGCCGGCAAGGAAAGGTGATAACCCCGCTCCAGCACGATATTCAAAATCCCGAGCGCGCTGCGTCGCAAGGCGTAGGGATCAGCGGTACCGGTGGGTATCAGACCGACTCCGAAACAACCGCAAATGGTATCGATTTTGTCGGCAATGGAGACAAAGGCCCCAACGCTATCCGAGGGCAGTTCGCCACCAGCCTGTATCGGCAGGTAATGTTCGTGAATGGCCAGGGCAATCCGCTCGTCTTCCCCTTCCAGACGGGCGTATTCTCGCCCCATGACCCCTTGCAGCTCAGGAAATTCGTAAACCATGCCCGTTTCCAGATCGCACTTGGCGAGCAAGGCCGCCCGCTCGGTCAGGGCGACAGCCGCTTCATCGAACTGTTTGGCAAGGTCTGCCGCCAACTCTTTAAAGCGCATGACCTTTTCGTAGCTGGTGCCGAGTTTGGCCTGATAAACAACATTTTTCAGAGCATCGAGACGGCT
Protein-coding sequences here:
- the ppdK gene encoding pyruvate, phosphate dikinase, producing the protein MAVKYVYFFGAGVTEGTAEMKNLLGGKGANLAEMTAIGLPVPAGFTLTTELCTEFYKNDRCYPEGLEAEVEANLTQLEKAMDKKFGDSANPLLLSVRSGGRVSMPGMMDTVLNLGLNDDTVQGLIEQSGDARFAYDSYRRFIQMYSNVVMGMSGSVLEHLLEHMKEVRDVELDTDLTADDLKQLVELFKNKIKETLGRAFPTDPKEQLWGAINAVFGSWMNPRAITYRKLNSIPAEWGTAVNVQAMVFGNMGNSCATGVAFTRNPSTGDNHFFGEFLLNAQGEDVVAGIRTPQPINKAGGDGSLPSLEEVMPDCYQQLMDIQQTLEKHYRDMQDIEFTIEKNKLYMLQTRGGKRTAKAAIKIAVDMVQEGLIDEKEAVLRVAPGQLDQLLHPSLDPKAVKDVIATGLPASPGAAGGEIVFSAEDAEEAKKLGLKVILVRIETSPEDIHGMHAAEGILTARGGMTSHAAVVARGMGKCCVAGCGGIKVDYAAQQFVTNSGEVFKKGDIVTLDGSTGEVMKGSVPTVQPELTGDFGLLMSWVDKFRRLKVRTNADTPLDAQVARQFGAEGIGLCRTEHMFFEHDRIMAVREMILSEDVEGRKGALAKILPMQKGDFLGLFREMKGLPVTIRLLDPPLHEFLPHTDKDIDELAAVMQVQPQLLKQKAEFLHEFNPMLGHRGCRLGMTFPEIYDMQVQAIMEAACELVKNEGYEIVPEIMIPLVGHVNELKVLRANAVRVVEEVINRYGIQVEYLIGTMIELPRAALTADEIAGEAEFFSFGTNDLTQTTFGLSRDDAGKFLPFYVNREVLAEDPFVVLDQEGVGQLVKIGCEKGRQARPGIKLGICGEHGGEPNSVIFCHDNGLDYVSCSPYRVPIARLAAAHAALLEK
- the glyS gene encoding glycine--tRNA ligase subunit beta; protein product: MSAELFLELGSEEIPAGFLPVAMADLKRLLTKEFEKARIAFEDLRTFATPRRLAIAVSGVSLHQERQELNVAGPSVKVAFDSEGNPTKAALGFARSNGVEVADLSRVETDKGEYLHLSKVVEGRPTAELLPEILPRLIGSLSFRKSMRWKDLDIRFARPMHWIVALFDGAVVPFSYGNLESGKISRGHRFMAPEAFEVQNVEQYLAAAEAQFVIADPVKRRAMIAEGVEQAAQQAGGRLNPDSALLDEVTYLVEYPLAVTGSFEERYLALPRELLITTMREHQRYFTLVDEDGALLPRFITVSNTKVEDPAVVSRGNERVLRARLADAMFFWDEDRKVSLESRLDALKNVVYQAKLGTSYEKVMRFKELAADLAKQFDEAAVALTERAALLAKCDLETGMVYEFPELQGVMGREYARLEGEDERIALAIHEHYLPIQAGGELPSDSVGAFVSIADKIDTICGCFGVGLIPTGTADPYALRRSALGILNIVLERGYHLSLPALIQRSVALLESKLNRPAEEVAADVETFIRQRFFHQLVAQGHPQDVVDAVFSIAFDEPGEALARVEALAAFRSRDDYQQLVVAFKRVGNIIKGGVDAAIDPSLFEADCETGLFEAVQQTTEECRQLVAKGEYGDVLQAVAALRAPVDAFFDGVMVMADDERVKTNRLALLTAVARLLEQVADFSKLAD